GCAGCGAGTCGAAGAACGCCTGCGCGGCTACTTCGTCCGCGACGATCTCCGAACGGATGATCCGGCGCTTGCTGGTCGGGTCGGTCCAGCGGGCGCGTGCGCGGATGCCGTATGAGCGGCGTTCCATGTCGGTGGAGATCTTCACGCCAACCGGCGGGATGGGCTTTGCTTGCGCTTGCGGGAGCGGCTCAGTCTTTCGGGGCATGGCCGCGCTCCAGGACGGCCAGCCAGGTGTCGACCACGTCGATCCGGTAGCGGGCGATCCCGCCCAGGCGCAGGAATGGCGGCCCTTGCCCGGCGGACCGCCACCTGGACAGTGTCGACTCGGACACCTTGAGATAGGCGGCGATCTCCCGGCTGTCCATCAGGGGAGAGACCGCGATCGTGCCGCCGGACTCGCTCACGGCCGATCCCCGGTTCTCGGATCGAGGCTGGCATAGAAGTCGTCCTCGGCCTGGCGGCGTGCGGCGATGTCGCCGAGGACGAACTGTACGAAGTCCTCGTCGCGGTTGGCGATGATCCGGTCGTCGGCGGGCTCGGCCGGGTCTTCGCCGGGCCATGCGGTCTGCCTCGTGGGGCGGTCGCGGTCCAGGCGGGTGCCGGAGCCGGCTACCCAGTCGCGCAACCGCTGGCGCGCGTCGACGAAGTCGCGGTGCCAGCCCAGTGGCGCTGACCCTTTCTGCTCGGGGTCGTAGGCACACAGCCAGTGCAGGTGCAGCGCGGACAGTTCCCAGACGAGTTCGGGGTGCCGATGCCAGAATGGCGGGATCACTGAGGCGGGCAGGCCGTAGGTGTGGCGGAGCCAGTCGACCCATCGGTTGAGTTCCAGCCACTCGGCTTCGGCCTCGTCGGCGGTGAGCAGGTTCCAGTTGATCGGGTGTGGTGGTTCGGGAATCAGAGGCCCGTCGAACTCGGCGGCGGGGTCGTCGCCGGGCAGTTCGTCCCCGGGCTGCTCGGGAAGGTTGGTGTCGTCGGTCATCGTGGCCTCAAAGCGCCAGTGCGGCGGGGCTCTGCCGCGACGTGGCCGGGGAGGCGAACGTGGGCGGCACGTCCGGTGTGCGTCGGGTCTTCTGTGCAGGGGCGTCCGCGGCGATCGCGTGCTCGGCCTGGGCGGATCGTTCGGCGCCGCTGGCGCGGCGGCCGATCTTCCACACCTCGAACTCTTCGCCCTCGATCGTCTTGCCGTCCCTCTCATACTTGACTAGACGGGTGCGCCCCTCGGCGGTGAAGCTGTCGCCCTTGCCGAGTAGAGCGGCGGCCTCTTCGGCGGCCTCGCCGTATGCCACGATTGGCATGTATTGGGTCGGCAGCTTCGTGAAGGTGCCGTCGGGCTCCTTCCGGCCTTGCCTCTGCCCGGCGCGCGCGTAGAACCTCGGCGTGCCGTCACGGGTCGGCTCCGTGCCCGGCTCGGTCGCGACATAACCGGAGAAGGATTGGTAGGTGCGGATCGTCATCGGACTGTCCTCCAGACATTCGGCGGCGGCTATTACGGGCCGCTCTTGTCAGGCAGGTGCTCCTGTGCTCTCCTACGTGCGGTGTTGCAGCAGCGCCTCGATGCCGGCCCGGTCCGCACGAAGCTCGGCGGCGTCGCGGCGGTCGGTCCAGGCGCGCATCCGGGTGACGATGGGCGGGGCCGCACGCAGCAGCACGAGCGCGGTCCCGAAGGGGAGGGTGCGGATCACGTCGGGTGGCATGATCGGAACGCGGCGGGTGGAGCGTTGTGCGGAGCGGGAGCCGTGGTCTCCGATCGTGGTGGAGTCGGTCGCTTCGTCGCGTTCGCCGATGAGGGTGGTCAGGTCGTGCAGGTCTTTGGAGTTGGAGGCTCCACCGAGGATGATCTTGACGATCGAGGCGTCCCAGATCGCAGCGGCCGCGTTCTCACTCCACTTCTCCCGTGCTTGGGCGAGTGATTGGAGCACGGGCATGGTCGTGATGCCGGTGCCTCCGCCTTCGGCCATTAGCGTCGGCAGGGACGGCAGCGGTGCGAGGTTGCCGACCTCATCGAGCGCCAGCAGCAGCGGCGGGTCTAGGCGGGCGCCGGGGCTGCTGGCGGCCAGATGCCGGGCGGTCTCCACAAGGTCTTCCACGAACGCTGCGACCAGGGCGGCGGAGTTGTTGGCCCCGGCTCCGGTCGCCAGCAGGAACAGGGTGCCTTTGGCTTGAAGGAATGCTACTGGGTCGAAGTTTTCGTCTTCGAGCGGACTCACGGCGTCGAGGACGCGGGGGTCGGCAAGGGCGGCGAGGGCGAGAGAGACGCCTTGCCAGATGGAGTCGCGGGTGCGGGGGTCGGAGTCGATCATCGCCTGCAACGACTCCGCCCATCCTGTCGCCGCCTTCGGGCTGGCGGTGAGGATCGCTACCGCGTCAGCGGTAGCGGAGGGGTCGAGGGTCCACCGGAACAACTCGCCCGGCGGGCGATGGTCGAGTGCTGCGGCATGGAGCAGGGCTTGGAGGGCGGTTCTCGTTTTGCCTTCCCAGAAGCCGCCGCCCTCGACCCCGCCCGCCGACAGGCCAGTGCCGGCGGCAAGGCTGGTCGCACGGATCATCGCGGTTAGCGGGTCCTGACAGCCGCGGATGGGCGACCAACGCAGTCCCTCGGGCACGCCTTCGGCCAGGTGTTGCGGGTCGAACACAGCGACCGGACCGATCTTCTCGCGGGCGCGCAGAGTCGCGGTGAGGTTGTCCGGCCGCGTCGAGGTGGTGACGACCGCGCCGGGTGCGTCCAGGATCATGTTGATGACAATGTGCGCGCCCTTCCCGGAGCGGGGTGGCCCGATCAGCAGGATCGAGTCCTCCACGCTGGCCCAGATGCCTTTGCCGCGTGAGGTGCCGATCCGGTAACCGACCTCCTCCGGCCGTGGCTTGTTCAGTGAGGGGCGCAGGGGTCCGGCCCGATGCAGCAGCGCCTTCTCCGAGCCGGCCTTCGTGACCTCGGTGCGGGTGGCGATCCCGGCGATCCGGTACGGGTCAGCGTTGATCCGCCTACCGCGTTCCCGGACGAACCGCCATACGCACCCGGCCAGGGCGGTCGTACCGAGGATGAGTACGGCGAAGGTAATCCAGTAGGCGACCGCGCTCAGGCCCGGCGCTCCGAGTGGCGTGGCGGGGTCGCCGGGATGCGTCAGGACGCCCAGCCCCGACTCGGCCCCACTTGTCGGCTGAGGGTTGCCGGTGATCCAGGCAGCGATCGAGCCGGCGCCGCGCAGGATTCCGGCCAGGGCGGCGGCGGCGATGATGAGACCGATGCCGAGATTGGTCAGCTCGTCCCCGAGTGGCCCGGCCGGGCGCGGCGTGCTCATTCGGGATGCCCGACCGAGAGGACGCCGGAGACACAGCCGAGCGAGATGGCCTCACGGGTTGACCTCGCCGCAAGCGGCTTGGGAGTGAGAACGCCGCGGGTGGTGCAATCGCGGGTGGCGTGGACGACGGCGACGGCGACCGCCAGCTCCTCGCCCGGCACGAACCTTTCGCCTGGCAGCACTAGCGGCCCTAGCAGCTTAGGAGCCGCTTGAGTCGACGCCCCCGGTTCGGGGTCGGGACGGCGGCGCTTGTCGGGGGTGATGATGTCGGTGAACACCGACCCGTCCGCCTCGCGCACCTCGACCCGCACGGGCGCGTGGTACTGGTCGGTGAGCTGGTCGAGGATGCGCGCGCAGTTCTCACGACCCCGGGGTGGCGCGAACGGCTCCGGCAGATACGGATTCCCGTCGACGGTGACGGTCATCATGCCGACCGCGGTCACATCCATGACGACATGCGGAAGCACGACCGGGACCCCCGTCTTCTGGTGGCCTCGGCGTGGCCGCTCGGAGGGGGTGGGCTTGGAGCGGGACCGGCTCATCGTGGGCTCTCAAGCTCATTAAGGAATCCCGACGAACCATCAGGAATCTGGGGAACATGAGCCCCGACTGCGTTCATGCGGGCGGTGGTGTCGAAGGTGGCGAGCTCGGCGGGGTGAAGCTGGTGCTGCACGATGAAGGATCGGCCCTTGATCCGCCACAGCCCTTGTCCGGTCCCGAGGCCGGGGAGGAGTTTCTGTTCGGTGCCGGTCAGCCCGAGCGCGGTTGCGGTGGTGCCGAGCTGGTCGGGTTCCTGCCGGTAGATCACTCTGGTCTCGGCGTTCGCCAGAAGCGACGAGGCCAGCGCCCGCATGGCGGAGCCTTGGTCGCCCACGTTGTCCAGGTCGGAGAGTTTGTGGAAGATCAGCATGTTGGCGATGCCGTAGGTTCGGGAGAGTCGCCATTGGGCGTCCATCCGGCGCAGCAGCGCCGGGTATTGCATCAGGCGCCAGGCTTCGTCGTAGATCACCCACCGTTGTCCTCCGGCCGGGTCGGACAGGGCCGACTCCATCCAAGTCGAGGAGCACGTCATCAGGACGGAGATGAGGGTGGCGTTCTCGGCGACGCGGGACAGGTCGAGGGAGACCATCGGCAAGGACGGGTCGAACCGCACGGTGGACGGGCCGTCGAAGAGCCCTTGGAGGTCGCCGGACACCAGGCGACGCAGGGCGTGGCCGACCATGCGGCCGTCCTCGGCCAGGCGGCCGTCCGTGTCGTCGGCGGGGCCCGGGGTCAGGATACGGTCGACGACCATCGGCAGAATCGGCACTTCCGATGACCGCACCGCGTCGGTCAGGGCGAGGTCGATGGCGGTGTGCTCCAGCGGGGATAGCGGCCGGTCGAGCACGGTCTCCGCGAGCGCGCCGATGAGATCGCGGCGGCGGGAGCTGACCTGCGCGGCCCACTCGGCATCCGACACACCCGTGGGCCGATAGCCGGCGTCGAGCGGGTTGAGGCGGTTGCGCAGCCCATGGCCGAGGACGATCGCCATGCCGCCGACCGCCTCGGCAACCGCAGTATGCTCGCCCTTCGGGTCACCGGGGACGTAGACGCGCCGCCCGAAAGGTAGAGACCGTGTGTAGAGGGACTTCGCCAGCGACGACTTGCCGGACCCGACGATGCCGGCCAGGACGATGTTCGGGGCGGTGATGATCCCGCGCTGATACAGCACCCAAGGGTCGTAGACGAACGACCCGCCGCTGTAGAGGTCTTGTCCGACGAAGACGCCCTGGCTGCCGAGCCCGCCTTCGGCCAGGAAGGGGTACTGGCCTGCCAGAGTCGCGGAGGTGTCCTGATGCTTGGGGAGCCGAAACCGGCCGGGCGTGCGCAGAGCCGCCGCCCCCGGCTCGCCTGCGGCAGGCAGGTAGGTGGTGCTCCGCCACTCGGCTTGCCCAACCTCCCACTTGGCCTTCGCCGCTTCCTTCCGCGCTTGGCGGGCGTCGGCCTGAACCTGAGCGGCAACTTGCCAGCGCGCTTTGCGGTACTTCCGCCGTTCGCCTTCGGGGCTGACGAGCACCGCCGTGTGCAGCCGAGACTCCTCACTTCCGGTCACAGCGACAGCGCCCTGCCGTGCTGCGGGGAGAGGGTGGGACCGGCGAACCAGTCAGCCGTCTCTCGACCGGCCGCACGGCCAGACGCCCGGCTGGGCTGTTCCGATGTGGGCGCCTGGTTGTCGACGTCGAGGAGGACTGGGTCGGGCAAGGCGTCGTACTCGCGCAGCAGGGAGACGTGGCCGAGGAACGGGTTGTAGACCAACATGTAGACATCGCAGCCGATGGTGCGGTCGAGCATCCCAGTCGGCGGGGAGTCGTAGACGTACCCGCTCTCGAGCGCGGCCTGCGTGGTCTCCTCCCCGAAGTCGTAGCCAGCCAGGTGCTCGATCGCGGCACCGGCGCCATCTTGGTCGAGCAAGTCCAGTACCTCGTCGGCCTCGGCGCCTTGGAGGAACACCACGCTGACCCACCGCCGCCCCGACTTCAGGCTCTGCGACCCTAGGTCCCGCGGCTGCGATGGCTCGGGTCCGTGCTCGGCTAGAAGGGTGAGCGCGGCGAGGTTCGCCCGCGCGGCCTCGGCGATCCCTTCGGGGAACAGGTTTGCGTTCTCGGGCGTGACGCCGGGGTGGTCGAGGGCGTACTGCTGTGCTTCTCCGGCGGCCGAGAGGTACCTGGCAAGCTCGCGGATCGCCCGGCCGGGCGAGATGGGGGCTCCGGCGCCGGTGAACAGGTCCCGGCTCGAGGTCGCCTGCCCGGTGGCGGCGTCGAGGATGCGGTAGGCGTAGCGCTGGTGCTCGCCCAAGGGGTCGTCGGGCCACACCGTTAGCGTGAGCGAGCCGGCCTGGGCCGTGGGGCGCGAGGTCGCTATGCGGTCCGTGCCGGGGGTGATGTCTGTGGTGTCCATGCCGGGCAGGTACGCAACCGCGGCCCACGCGCCCGGTTGGCATGGTTCAGAGCGATGGGACGCGGCTGCCGTGCGAGTGCCGAGAGTCGCGGGAGGAGGGATCGCTGTGGGACGGATCGGTATGGGACTGGTCGGGTGGTGTGTCGAGCCGTGCGGTAAGCCGGGCCATTGTAGGTGTCGGCTCCTGGCGGTCGAGGGCGGGGTGCAAGGCGATGCGCCCGGAGTGAGGCGAGGCAGCGTCGAGCCACCACTCCACGGCGTCCAGGAGAGTGCTGGCCTGGTGCAGCTCGGCGGCGGCGGCGAGGGTTGAGCTTGCGCCTGCGAGCTGGTTGCCGACGTCGTTGTGCGCGCGGACACGGTGGGCGATGTGGGCCCTGCGAGTTGGTCGAGCACCTGCCTCGGCGACCGTACCCCGCCGAGCAGATCGCCGATCACCTGGTAGGTGTCGGCGGGATCGTCGAAAGGGCGGGTCGCGTGGGCCAGGCCCCGCAGCGCCGCCGAGGCTTCTGCGGCATCTACAAGGGGCCATCGAAGTTCGGCATGAGCAGGTCTCCTCACCGGTCGGGCAGCCCTGGATGCGGGGACGCCAGGCAGGTGCGCCGACCGTGTCCAGGTTCAGACCGTGCGGCACAGCGGCAGTGCGGCGGCGGTGAACGCTTGGGCCTGCTGGCCGACGAGCCGCCGGGTCTCGCAGGAAGCTTGGGTGGCGGCCTGCTCGATCGCGGCCACGGCTGCATCGAGTTCGTCCGCGGTGGGGGCGGAGACGGAGATGAGGCCAGAGACGCGCAGGACGCCGTGCCCGGCGGTCAGGTCAGCCTCCTGCTGGAGCACGTCCTCGTACTCCGCGGTCGCGGCCGCGTCTTCGACCTGACCGATCTTGCGCCGCTGTGCCGCGTCGGAGATGAGCTCGGTCTTCTTCTTCCGCAGATCCCGTGCGGCCTGGTCTGCCCGGACCGGAGTGTAGTGCAGGGCGAGGGTGCGCAGGATGCCGTTGGACAGTATCAGTGGGGCGAGGAAGCCGGGGTAGACCTGCGAGCGCGGCCACTCGCTGATCCACAGCACTGCGTGGAAGGCACTGTCCGACCGCAGTCGTTCCCAGGTCTCGGTGACCGCGACCGGGCCAGCGGTAGCGAGGTCGCGGCCAAGTTGCCCGTGCCGTTCGAGTGCGGGTGCGGCGGCGGGGTCGTAGGCGGAGCGGAGGATGGCGGCGACCTCGCCGGGGGTGAGCCATCCGGTCGAGGCAAGTTCGGCGGCGCGCAGGGCGATGGTGAGGGTGGTCATCTCCTGGCGCAGCACCGCTGCGGCACCACGCATTCCGCCGCCGGAGGTCCTGATCTGCCGGGCGGCGGCCTTCATGTCCAGGGCCAGACTGATCGTGGTGGCGTGCCGCTCCCCGGCGGGACCGGCGCGTTCGATCAGTTCGCGGTAGGTGGTCGCGGCCCACGAGCCATCGTCGGTGCCGTGGGTACGCCACCACTCCGCCAGGCCCGTGCCAGAATCCGGGAGGGTGCGCTCGGAGACCTGAATGCGGGCGATCCGCCCGGAGCGGCACGCCGAGGCGAGGACGCGGCCCCAGCCGGAGACGCGGCGCCGCTGCTCGCCGGGATCGAGGAGCACGAACGCCGGATGATTCACTCCGAGGATCGCGGTGAGGGTCTGGGCGTGGGGGTCGTGGATCATCGCCGACCCAGTCTCCGGGTCCTCCCACTCCCGCAGCGGGGCGGCGTCGCCAGGCAGAGCCAGGGTCCCGGCGGGGCGGGGCTTGATGATGCGGCGGCGGCCGATGAGCTGGCCGCAGTAGGAGCGCCACACCCAGAGGGCGACGATAGGCACCCATTCGATAAGCTTTCTGCCGCCAGCCGGGATCGCGGCCAGCAGGGCGCAGGAGGCCCACACCGGCGAGGTGAGCAGGAGCCCCTTGCCTCCGGCCAGGTAGAGGCCTGCGACCACTAAGAAGACCGCCAGGGCGAGGACGACGAGCTGCGGTAGGGACAGGCCGAGCATGATGCCCCGGCGGGTTAGGCGGGAGAACTGCACCGGGTGCAGCGGGTAGGCCGAATAGTTGGAGTCGGCGCCGGCTCTGGTCATGGCAGCTTCACTCCTTCGGTGTGCTCGGCGGTGGGGTCCGCTGAGCCGGTGGCGAAGCGGAGGGTGCTGCCGGCGCGCTCTGGGTTGGGGCGCTGGGCGGCGGCGGGGCGGACTGCTCGCTGGCGGCCGAGGCGTGGCCCTCAGCCGCGCCTCCGATCGCGGCACCGGCGCGAGGTCCTGCGGTCGCGGCCGACTTGACCACGGCCGCGCCGGCGACGGCCGCCGCGCCGATCGGCCCTGCTGCGGCACCCGCCGCTGCCCCGCTTCCCGCACCTGCGGCTGCTCCACCGATGGAGGCCCCGCTAGCGGTGCCCGCGCTCCCGACGGCCGGGACACTCGCCGCCCCGCCACCACCCGCCGACGACGGGGTCGCGCCAGAGCCAGAACCGCTACCGCCATCGAGAACCTTTTTCGTCGCATCTGCCGACCCCGGCCGGGAGGGAATCGGAACGGGCCGGTTCAGGGACTGCTTCGCCTCCTGTTCGGCGGACATGGCGTGGTACATATCGAAGCCGGCGAAGTGCAGGAACTTGTAGCTGATGTAGGGGGCGAACGCGGCGATGAACATGAGCGCGACGCCGGCGATGGGCTGGCTGACCGAGGTCAGATCCGTGCTGATCGGCGCTGCAACTTGGGTGATCGCGACCAGGAAGATCACCACCAGCACGAGCTTGGACACGATCAGAGCGATCACGAACGAGGCCCACTTCGACAGCCAGCCACGGGTGGCATCCCAAGACGCCCCGGCCAGCGCGACCGGTCCGAACACGATCGCCACCAGCAGCAGCGCCTTCCTGATGAGCAGCGAGAACCAGACGATGCACGCTGCGGCGATCGCAAGCCCTGCCAGGAAGATCGTCAGGATCGCCCCGGCACCGGGCGCGGTCAGGTTGATAGCCGTCAGGCCTCCGGCGATGAGAGCGATCCGGCCGCCCATGCCGGACATGGTGTTGCCGGTGGCCTGCACGATCCCCACCGAGAGTTCGTCGGTGACCTCCAGCAGCAAGCCCGTGAGGGTCAGCAGAACGAAGGAGCCGAGCACGGATTTCGCCAGCCCCAGGGCGGCTCGGGTCAGGGCGGTGGGGTCGCGGTGGATCAGTCCGGTGATGAGCTGGAGACAGAAGAACAGCAGCATCACGAACACCGCGACGCCGAACAGGATGTCATACACGCCCACGTAGCCGGGTTGGGTGACATCCACGGCGGTCGTGGAGTCGAAAACGGTCCAAACCTCCTGGAACAGCCACGAGGCGGCGGCGCCCATCGCCTGGGCGAGCCAGTCGAACGGCGCGGTCACTAGTGAAGCGGCCGCGTCTCCGGCGACGTTGCAGACGGCCTGGATGACCGGCACATCACACACACCCATCCCTCGCTCCTTCCCCTCGGCTCGGGCCGGGTCAGACAGACTGGCCGACGTTCCAGAAGAAGTTGATGAGCGTCACCGCCGCGCCGCAGATGATCGCCGCGCCGCAGCTCACGAGGACGCCGAGTTTCCCGCGGCTGGCCAGGTGCGGATTGGAGGAGTTGGCGCCGAAACCCCACACCACCACCGCCGTGATCAACGCCAGGACCGAGAGGATCAGGCCCACGGTCATGACGGCGCCGACGATCGTGCGCAACTGCTCGATCCCGGGAAGCCCGTTGCTGTTCGGGGTGATGGTGATGTCCTGGGGGACGACGGCGACGGCCAGGCCTGTCAGCGAAGACACGAGCGAGAGGACGGACATGGGTTTGGGCTCCTTCAACCGACGGGGACGGATTCGTCTGACAGGTGCGCCCCGCCTGCACCGCAGAGGGTGGCCCGTCTGGGCCGCCGGTCCGTGCTACAGGCTGGCGCCGACTCCCAGGAGGAAGTTCATCCATGCCACCCCGGCCCCGGCGAGAGTGGCGGTCCCGAGGGCGACCCAGAGGCCGGTGCGTGCCTTGGTCGCGGCCTGGTAGTTGCCGTGCGCGGAGGACAGAGCCCAGGTCACGGCGCAGACAATGAGCATGAGCACGGCGATGATGAGCACGACGGTCAGCAGCGCGCCGATGACCGTGCGGAGCTGACCGGCGCCGTCCACGGCGCCGAAGTTGGGGAACACGGCGGTCATGGGGACGATCATGGGCTGGGACATCAAACGGATCATCAGGAGCTCCCTTCCGCGGTGCACAACGCCGGGGTGGTGTCGGCGCCGCTGATTCCTTGCGCGTCGTGCGCTTTGAGCCAGGCGTCGGAGTCGACAGCGGTGGCGTTGGTGCCGCCGGGGCGGATCTCGAAATGCAGGTGCGGTCCGGTCGAGTGCCCCTCGGAGCCGACATCCGCGATGTGCTGGCCCGCGGTCACGAGGTCCCCGACCTGGACGTAGATGTGCTCCTCGTGGCCGTAGGCGGAGGCGACGACCTGGCCGCCGACGTTGTGCTCGATGACGATGAGGTTCCCGTACCCTGCGGCCGGGCCTGCGGCGGTGACGCGGCCGGCCGCGATCGCCAGGATCGGGGTGCCGGCCGGGGCGCCGTAGTCGGTTCCGGTGTGGAAGCTCGGTTGACCGGTGATCGGGTCGACGCGCGGCCCGAAGCCGTCCGTTTTCACCCAGGTCCCGGCCGGGAGCGGGAAGACGATCTGGGTCGCCTCCGGCAAGTCCGAGGGCGCCGACGAACCGGGATTGCCGTTGCTGTCGCGTGCTCTGGTGAGTGTGGCGAGGATGGCTTCGGCGACGGGTTGGTAGTTCTGATACCTGTCCGGGTACGCGGAGACTTCGACGCTCTGGGCGGCCTGGCCGGGGTCCATCTGTTGCCAGCCGGGAATATCCAGCAGACCATGCGGCGACGGGTAGTTGGGTCCGGTCGGTCCACCGAAGAACGCCTTGGCCTGGTAGACCGGGTCCATCAACTGCGCGACCGTGCCCCACCCAGACTGCGGCCGCATCTGGAACATCCCGAGGCTGTCGTGGTCGGATCCGTTGCCGTCGTTCGGGTAGGTGGCCGAGTCGGGGTAGGCCGAGGTGTTGGCGAGCATCCGCAGGCTCGATTCGGTGAGGGCGCCCATGAGCGCGACCAGCGCGCCCTGGCGGCCGACACCCTGAACTTGGCCGGCGACGGTGATGATCGCCGCGGCGTGCGTGAGTTGGGTCTTGTCCAGCGTGACCGTCTGGCCGTCCTTGGTCGTGGCGGTCAGTGAGTCCGGCACCGGGCCGAGGCTGAGAGTGCTGGTGGTGCAGGCCGCGACGGCGGACGGATTGGCGAGCACTCCGATCAGCACCAGCAGTGCGGCCGGCCCGACGAAGACCAAGGCGGCAAATCCCGCGGCGAGCTTCTTCATCACAACTGCACCCGGTTTCAGCGCAGGGGCTTGCCGAGCTGGGACAGGCGCAACAGCCGGCACGTGGAGTACGTCGGCTGGCAGGTCTCGAAGACAGTGAACGACACCTGCCCCGAGGTGCTGACGGGCTTACCGTCCCAGACGCCGGCCCGGTGGCGGGTCCCGGTGATCGTGTAGGCGGTCGTACCCGGAAGCAGGGTGCCACGTCCTTGCTGGAGCGCTTGCGGCCAGACGGACGGCACCACGGCGGTGTCGATGGTGAGCCATTGACGGGTCTGGTACTGGCGCAGCTGCGCCCATGTCTGTTCTGTCGGGTAGTAGCTGGTCAGGTCGGCGGCCAGCCCTGGAGTCTCCTGCCCGGACGGGTCCCCGACCTCGACGCTGGCCTGTATGTAGTCCGCCGGCTCCAGTTCGCTGGTGGTGTTCCACGCGAACAGGGTCATCGCGAGGTGCCGGGCGAACTGCTCCGCATTGACGATCGGCGCAACTGTCGGGACCGCGGTCGGCACTGGCGAGTCCGGACCGGCCGCCATCGCGGTCGGGACGGTGTTTGCGCTGGTGTCGGCCGGTGTGGGCGTGCCGGGGTTGTGGACGAGTCCGTATGCGCCGACGCCGATCAGGGCGGCCGTAACCAGCCCGGCGATGACCAACACGATGACGGTGCGGTGGGGCCGGTGCCGGGACACTCTCTCGTTCATGCGGGGGTTCCTTCCGGGCGGCGTACTGACGCCGGGAAGGTGCACACCACACACCCTCTGCCGACGCGCGGCCGTTCGGCGGGTTAGCCGAGGGTTAGCCGGTAGCGACCGTCGGGGTGGCTTGTTCTCGGGCAGTGCGGGCCGCTTGCGCAAACGCGGTCGTGCCGGCCAGGGTCGCCAAGAATTGTTCCCATTGCCAGTCGGTGAGGGCGGCGCCGATCTGGGCGGCGTCGTAGCGGTTCCACCAGCCGCCCAGGTCGTCCCAGAGGTAGAGGAACGAGCGAAGCGGTAGCAGCACCGGCTCGCCGTCGTCCAGGCGACGCTGGGCGCCGGGGATGGGGTGCTTCCTCTTCTTGGTTGCGGCCTTCGCGCGCCGCAAGGCTTGGGCGGCGAGGCGTTCCAGGTCAGCGGCGTGAACGGTGGCCTCCAGCTCCCGCACTCGCGCCGCTCCGGCGGCCGCCTGCTGACGGATTCCGGCCGGCTGGGCCTGGTCGGTGGCGAGCTGGTCGAGCTCACTCAGCGCCAGGCGTGCGTTGACCCGTTGCAGTCCTGGATGCACCGGACCGCCGGCAGTGATCGCCTCCAGCTCGGCTGCGGCCTGTACCCGTACCGGCTCGGGCTGGGCCGGGTCGCCGGCGATCGCTTGGAGGCGGCCGGTCTCCTCCAGGCGGGAGTACGCCTTACGGCCGGTGATGAGCAGGGCCGCCTGCTCGCGGGCGTCCCCGCTCGCGGTGGATGGTGCCGCCGAATCGGCGGCACCATCTGACCTGGGATTTTGTCCACCGGCGGTGAACCGGGACGCCTCCTGCCGGCGGGTTGCATCCTCGGCCAACAGCACCTTCAACTCCCGGTAGAGGGCGGCTTGTTCTGTTTGGGTCAACGGTTTGTGCAGCACGTTGTCGTCTTGCTCCGCCAACAGTTGCCCGAGACGGGTGGAGATGCCGGAGCGGACCCACACGTTGACGGTCTTCCACCCCAGCCGTTTGATGGCGGCCAGGCGGCGGACCCCGCAGATCAGCATGCCGTCCGGGGTGATCGTGATTGGCTGCAGCAGCCCTTCCCGGTCGATCGACGCGGTGAGCGGATCGAGATCGCCAAGGTCCTGCCGGTGCCTGTTCCCGGCCCAGATGGAGTCGGTAGCCCGCTCCAGCTCGATGTGCCCGGGCGTGCTACCCATCTCGCTCGCCCCCCAGCGTTCGAGGTGCGGCCAGTGTGACGGCGAGCACGAGGTCGTCATCGCCAAGCAGGATGCGCAGCGGTTCGCCGATCAGCAGCCGTAGCAGCACACCCCGGCCCGCGGCCGTGTGTGCGAGGTCCGGGTCCGGGACGCCGAGGACGACGCGCAGCAGACCAGACCAGGATTCTGTGGTCATATCGAGTAAGACACGGGCCTGCCGGTCCCGCCGTAGTGCCTCGAACGCTGAGGCCCGGGAGGTGGACTCGGTCAGGCGAGCGCACACGTACTCCACCCCGGTGCGGGCGGTCTCGGCCGGCCAGCCCAGCAGCCTCAGCAGGGCGATCGTGTCGTCAATCGCGGAGCCCACACTGG
The Rathayibacter sp. SW19 DNA segment above includes these coding regions:
- a CDS encoding single-stranded DNA-binding protein, with protein sequence MTIRTYQSFSGYVATEPGTEPTRDGTPRFYARAGQRQGRKEPDGTFTKLPTQYMPIVAYGEAAEEAAALLGKGDSFTAEGRTRLVKYERDGKTIEGEEFEVWKIGRRASGAERSAQAEHAIAADAPAQKTRRTPDVPPTFASPATSRQSPAALAL
- a CDS encoding SCO6880 family protein, which encodes MTRAGADSNYSAYPLHPVQFSRLTRRGIMLGLSLPQLVVLALAVFLVVAGLYLAGGKGLLLTSPVWASCALLAAIPAGGRKLIEWVPIVALWVWRSYCGQLIGRRRIIKPRPAGTLALPGDAAPLREWEDPETGSAMIHDPHAQTLTAILGVNHPAFVLLDPGEQRRRVSGWGRVLASACRSGRIARIQVSERTLPDSGTGLAEWWRTHGTDDGSWAATTYRELIERAGPAGERHATTISLALDMKAAARQIRTSGGGMRGAAAVLRQEMTTLTIALRAAELASTGWLTPGEVAAILRSAYDPAAAPALERHGQLGRDLATAGPVAVTETWERLRSDSAFHAVLWISEWPRSQVYPGFLAPLILSNGILRTLALHYTPVRADQAARDLRKKKTELISDAAQRRKIGQVEDAAATAEYEDVLQQEADLTAGHGVLRVSGLISVSAPTADELDAAVAAIEQAATQASCETRRLVGQQAQAFTAAALPLCRTV
- a CDS encoding helix-turn-helix transcriptional regulator, yielding MSESGGTIAVSPLMDSREIAAYLKVSESTLSRWRSAGQGPPFLRLGGIARYRIDVVDTWLAVLERGHAPKD
- a CDS encoding TraM recognition domain-containing protein, yielding MSTPRPAGPLGDELTNLGIGLIIAAAALAGILRGAGSIAAWITGNPQPTSGAESGLGVLTHPGDPATPLGAPGLSAVAYWITFAVLILGTTALAGCVWRFVRERGRRINADPYRIAGIATRTEVTKAGSEKALLHRAGPLRPSLNKPRPEEVGYRIGTSRGKGIWASVEDSILLIGPPRSGKGAHIVINMILDAPGAVVTTSTRPDNLTATLRAREKIGPVAVFDPQHLAEGVPEGLRWSPIRGCQDPLTAMIRATSLAAGTGLSAGGVEGGGFWEGKTRTALQALLHAAALDHRPPGELFRWTLDPSATADAVAILTASPKAATGWAESLQAMIDSDPRTRDSIWQGVSLALAALADPRVLDAVSPLEDENFDPVAFLQAKGTLFLLATGAGANNSAALVAAFVEDLVETARHLAASSPGARLDPPLLLALDEVGNLAPLPSLPTLMAEGGGTGITTMPVLQSLAQAREKWSENAAAAIWDASIVKIILGGASNSKDLHDLTTLIGERDEATDSTTIGDHGSRSAQRSTRRVPIMPPDVIRTLPFGTALVLLRAAPPIVTRMRAWTDRRDAAELRADRAGIEALLQHRT
- a CDS encoding ATP-binding protein, whose amino-acid sequence is MTGSEESRLHTAVLVSPEGERRKYRKARWQVAAQVQADARQARKEAAKAKWEVGQAEWRSTTYLPAAGEPGAAALRTPGRFRLPKHQDTSATLAGQYPFLAEGGLGSQGVFVGQDLYSGGSFVYDPWVLYQRGIITAPNIVLAGIVGSGKSSLAKSLYTRSLPFGRRVYVPGDPKGEHTAVAEAVGGMAIVLGHGLRNRLNPLDAGYRPTGVSDAEWAAQVSSRRRDLIGALAETVLDRPLSPLEHTAIDLALTDAVRSSEVPILPMVVDRILTPGPADDTDGRLAEDGRMVGHALRRLVSGDLQGLFDGPSTVRFDPSLPMVSLDLSRVAENATLISVLMTCSSTWMESALSDPAGGQRWVIYDEAWRLMQYPALLRRMDAQWRLSRTYGIANMLIFHKLSDLDNVGDQGSAMRALASSLLANAETRVIYRQEPDQLGTTATALGLTGTEQKLLPGLGTGQGLWRIKGRSFIVQHQLHPAELATFDTTARMNAVGAHVPQIPDGSSGFLNELESPR